The Bradyrhizobium guangxiense genomic sequence AACTCGGGAAACATGCCCGGGCGGTCAGTGTCATCGGGGACAGATTGAGGATGTGCGGAAACTCGAATGAATAACTCGCGCTGACCTGGTTGCCGCATGCCGCCGTGGCAAAGGTGAATGTCCCCGCAGGCAGAGTGAGGCCGAAGGCCTGCTGGGCAGCGTAGCTCGCTACCGTGTTGCTATTTGAACAGAGCGTGGTGTTG encodes the following:
- a CDS encoding TadE/TadG family type IV pilus assembly protein, with amino-acid sequence MKLAALRQDERGASALEFALTAPAFLLFVFGIIECGLLFWTQLGIQHGSEMAARCATVNTTLCSNSNTVASYAAQQAFGLTLPAGTFTFATAACGNQVSASYSFEFPHILNLSPMTLTARACFPS